TGTTGGCAAAGTTGCCTTTCCActgcctcttccttccttgTCCCCCCTGCTCCAAAACAACgaaccaagcaaaaaaaacaaaactgctaTGTGTAATATATTCAGTAGATACTTTCTTGGGCAGGAAGAAGTGTCTCTTGTTTGCTGCTAGCTACAACTGTGTATGTTGAAtggctttgaaatgttttggttAAAAGCCTTTAAATACTAGCCAGAAGAATAATTGACTTGTATTTGATGTGTAGGATacttgtaattttcttttttttaaactttcaggGACTTCAACCCCCTATTCCACTCCTCGGCTAACACTATCACAAATGCCAGGGCAGCTACCTCACATTCTGAGCCCACAGTCAGTACGGCTGTCAACTGAGCCACagcaggtaaagcagaagataaCATGCAGCATGCTTTTAATTCTTTGCACTTTGTTCATAGTTTCTTGTGACAATCTGAAAAATTCTTGTTTCTAAGTACTGTGAATTCGTCAGAACTTAGTGGATGTTTCAGATCTAACACCCATCTGATTTCCTGTGTCAGAACCCGGATACAGATGCTTCACAGGTTCCTTTTCTGAGCTTTGCTGATTTGTGTTTATTGTGTATTGCTTTTACACAGGTTACCATCTGGAGTCCTTCTGCAGTTTGTGGTATGACCACTCCACCGACCTCCCCTGGGATTGTCCCGTCAGAGTCATCCCAGTCTGCATCACAACCTTACAGCAAAGCTTTCGGCACATCTGGTACGTGCTGCGCTTTGGAATTAGGCCTTCAAGGTTTATTATAGTAGAAATTCTGGCTGTAAGTTTTGCTGTCAGCTTCTTAAATGGGAATGCCCCACTGTGCCATTTGATGGGCTTAAGTCATTACTTCTGTGAACTGAGTACCTGGTCATCTAGAGCAGTACTAAAGCAAACACTGAGATCAGAAATAAGTTAGTGAATTAAGTGCCAAAGTCTGAAGCAGGCCTTTTGGAAACTATATTTTTATCTTGGTAAATAGTTGGAGGAGACTTAAGAAGTAAATGGTTAAGATAGcgtttaaatatataatttttcacaTACATTATTCAGCTGAAATGAAGAAGTGGGAGCCTTGCTGAGAAACCTTGTGCTCCTCCTTTTcagcaggggggaagggaacaCCTTTGGGAACGCCagccacatctcctcctccaccctGCACTTCGGATGACTTTGTGCATGTTTCACTCCCTTCAGCTGCTGCCACGCCTCCTAAAAAGGTATAACAAAACTCTCCTGCCAAACAAATCTGGGGCTTTTTCACTGACTTGTCATACATGCAGTGACTGTAACAGAGAAGGAAATTCGGAGtaactgacttaaaaaaaaaagttgcattttaTTGCAAAAACTTTTTTCTAAGTTTAGACAACTATTGCCGCTTCCAGTTGCACAGTTTTAAGTCATCTTATATTGGTTTGCTATTTAAGCCATCTGTTTGCAGGATTTCCCTGTCTATGAAGCTGTCCAAGAGGTTTGTTTCCAACAGATGTCTGATGCAAAGAATTTATGTTGGTTTTcggggtttgtttggttgttttttttttcaggaggacAAACCAGATCCTGGGAGGCCTTTACTGTACCGACAGCAAAATGTCATAAACAGCGATAAATCATTGGGTaaattctgttttacttttcccATTACAGTAACCTATTGTAAACAAATCCTGGTTTTATTAACACACGTTCCAATTGCCAAACACTTTTCcacatgttttttctctttctttttttgttttcccctgagTTCTTCCTAGTTCCAGGATTGTGCCTTAATCTGTGATTCAACTTAAAACATTCTTGTGATGcttttgatttcattttaactATTCACCTTCAGAAATAGCTTGCAGAATTTTAACTGGCCCTCATGCATGCTTATGCATGTTGAAATATACAGATCTACACTGAAGGctgaaaaaggattttttttttttttttaaaaaaaaccaacaaactgaTTCTTTGAGGGTGAATTTTTTTATGAGTAGTAGTAAGTTGTTTATGAAGTCTTACTTGAAAAAGTTTTGTGTCCCATGTCTGGATCAAACTTGAAGGCTGCTTATAAGGATAGATATGATGCTCCCTTTTAAAGGCTCTTGGAAGactttttttacaattttatatttttttttaaagtcctgtGGAATATTGAAATCAACAGTGGATGGTTGAGGAACTTGGCATCTAATAGGTAGATCTAGATTCCACTTTCCATTCTGTCATCTACATCTGTAACAGCTGTAGAAAGGGATTTTGGCACTGTCTTTGAGCCTTCTGTACTGTGAATCTTTACCATCCTCAAAGTGGAGATGATAGTGAAATGTAAAGCCGGTTTTCCTTGCTGAAGTTGTATAGCAACACTGGAATCTGAACTTTCTGAATTGCAAGTTAAGAACAGGCTAGGTTTTTCACTGGGTTCCTAATCTGTGACTGAGCTGTGAGCATGAGGTTTCTGTCCTGCATGCATTACTGTGTATGTCCCTGGCAGCTGTCTCAGAGTTTTGATCAATAGTCACATATTGTTGAGTTTGTATTACACCAGTTGGctaaacttcctttttttccaggtaaGTACGGTGTCCTTGGGTAGCCAGATCAGAAGCTAAAGCGGAGTTTAATGCCAGTGTGGAAGTGTAGTAGTCACTCTACACTAAagcctcttttattttttttttttttagtgggtTAAATTGCAAACAGCACGTCCTTATTCATAGAGGCAGTCGCCTACTCTTGTTCTGTGATAGCAGATGTTAAGTTTACAACATTATATTTTGGGATCAGGACAGACCCGTGACTGATCTCTGAACTGGTTTCCCCATGGACTGGAACAGGAGTCAGCTTCCTCTCTTGAGGAAGCATCTGAAGGAGGGACAAGCTTATTCTAATGCCCGTTCAGTAGTAAGAGATTTCTGTTTTATGTTGTGATAAGGCTGGAGAAAACAGCATCTGTACAgctaacttttttcttttctcttcttcagacACACCTGGTAGTAAAAGTTCAGTAACCTTAAGTGATCTTCCAGAGTTTTTAGGTGGCTTGTCTTTTGAAGACAGTGCTGAAAAGGACAGAGAGGAAGGTAATTTCTGTCATTCTTAAATACATCTTAGCTAAGGAAATGTTTGCAATATCAAAATACAAGATGTATAATTATGCTCCCCCCTCCCATCCTTCCCAGATGCAATATCTAAAGAGATCTCAGAGATCACAACTGATGCTGAACACATGGTGCCTAGAGGAGGATTTGACTCTCCATTTTACCGCACAAATGAAAGTCTGTCAGGCTCTCAAAAGAAGACCCATTCAGTAGTCTCTAGTGTTCAGGGACACAGTCAGACCTCTGAGCCTTTAACATCTTCTCTGGACAAGCCTGGGCCTGAGAGTGCACGGgaaacacccaaacaaacatTTACTCCCATAGACAAGCCCTGTGGAGGCTCTGGTGAAAGCCCTGCTGGTAACAGGGAAGGAAGCTCTGGGGAGACGAGTATTCTCACTCCCAGCCCTTGCAAAGTACCAGCACAAAGAAGAGTGGTGTTTGGGAGTGGGCAGCCTCCCCTATATGAGCACCTTTTTGAGGTTGCGTTACCAAAGACTGCCTACCTCTTTGTTGGCAAGAAGACTGAGGAGCTGCTAAAGAAAGCCAAGGGAACCCAGGAAGATGACTGCATGTGCTCTACTTCTCCCGTGGAAGTACTGGACAGACTGATACAGCAAGGGGCAGATGCACACACTAAGGAGCTGAACAAGTAGGTGACTGAAGATCTTTGCAAACTTTCTTGTTACTCctttttgtgctggttttattttaatagctgtgCCTGAAAAGCAAGTGTGTCTGGAAACCTACAATGAAACCATGTTCTATGAAGCGTTACTGTTAACTGAGCTAGGGGTTCTGGGTGGAGGATTTTTATATTTCCAGTGGTAACTGGTTGGTTTTGGGATAAAAAAAGGGGCTGTGACTGTAGGACTCCTAACTGCCTTCACTGACAGAGCTTGGGATGAAGAAGCAGGGATGTTGGCTCTGCTGCAATACTTGTTTATTTTATCAGGTCTAAGTCCCACATTAGATAGTCAAAAGCAAATGTAGAGGCCAAGGGGAGACTGacactttcttctttctagTATGCACAAAGCTGAGAACTGGAGAACCAGATTTAAGGTTTAGGTGTATCTGCTGTATTCCTTCTTTTCATCTTATTACCCTGTATTCCACTTTGGCCTTATGCTGTTTCCTATGCTTGAGAGAATTGTTCTCTCTAACTTCCAAGAAATTATGCCCTTCATCTTCCCTTGTGACCTGCTGCTTGCACAGTTCCTCCTTATTTTCTTCATACTGACCGACGGTAATGTACTTCCATTAGGCTGTAAACTCTCGAGGTGGGCATTCCATTTTGAAGTGACTTGCAGGTATTTGCATACTTAAACTTACTATTTAatgctgcatttttgtttttcagattgtCTCTGCCAAGCAAATCTGCTGACTGGACTCACTTTGGAGGTGAGGAAATTTCTCATGTGTTTTGGAAATCTGTTCCTCTGTTATAAGAGTTGCTTAAACAATGACCTGCGTGCTTTTTTTGgctgcattagaaaaaaaaaaggtgtcctcCATTAAGTCATGGTTTATCTGCTTAGCAGATAAACATCTGTGTTCTACTGAGATGAGCTGGTGTTTTTATCTTCAAAAAGTGAAAACTGCCTTCCCCATAATTCTAGACATTTCTCTTTTTGACCATTTAAGACCTGCTAGCCTTCAGAGTGGTGCTGATCATCCAACAGAGCCATCCACCTTTGAAACACTACTTGAATCTAAAactggtgtttgtttttcttgatgCTTCACATGTGCGTCTTAGTTTTGTGCTCTTAAGCTTCTGTGGTGATGGTGAGCTTGGTTTTTTCTTAATAGAAGGAGCAATTAATTTGAAGCATATACATGTTGCTCTGGGaaacatgtttaaaattttaagtttgtGTTGGAGGTCAAATACAGCAGATTTTAAAGTTGTAATTTCAAAGAAATCTACTTCgcttattttagaaaatatttcccaCACGTGGAACAGGGACAGTACAGTTCAATAACCTCTTGTGTCTTCTCGCTCCAATCCAGGTTCTCCCCCTTCGGATGAGATTCACACCCTGCGTAACCAATTGCTTTTGCTGCACAACCAGTTGTTGTATGAACGCTTCAAACGGCAGCAGCATGCCCTTCGGAACCGTCGACTCTTGCGAAAAGTGATTAAAGCAACAGCGCTGGAGGAACATAATGCTGCCATGGTGAGCAGGGATACAACTCCAGTAGTCATTTAAACACACTGGTGCTGGAACAAGTATTAATTGGTTTGGCCAGTGTCTTTCAGTACCACTCAGTTAAGAAAGAAGCCTCATTTCTCACCTTATTAAAGTCAGTATTTGTGGAGTGACTTGTGGACGAGTTACGTGCACCATGATTATTAGAACCAGTAGCTTCTGTCTGACTGTAGGCAACTGAATCGGTGGATGCCTGCATGCTTGACCCCTGCCAACACTTACCTTTGGATAATATTAAAGGCTTCACAGTCAGTGCTTACTTAATGCCTGGCTAGACACCTTACTGCATTCTTTGAAGTGTTGTCCTTCCAATGCCTCAGCTGAGCCAAAACTTTGAAAACACCGATGTTCTCTTCCAGAGATATTTAGTATGATAAAATTTGAAGTTAAAAATGCATTGAAGGATGTCTCGTTACAGATTTAGGCATGTTTCATTCTGTGCCTCCATATTACAGCTTCTTCTATCTACAGCTTCACATTTCGATAATTCAGTAGAAAAGCCAAACGTAGCTTTCCAAAGCTTTCCAAATCAACTGTAGCTTCAGCTGTGAAGCCCCAGTCCCTGTCAAAAGCATGAGGTGCAGTGGAAGAACCTGCTGTTGCACACAGTGCCTTTGCATGTGACTTGGAGTTTTCAGCCTGTCCACTCTAGCACCATTTAATCTctctttcagcaaaaaaaaaaacaaacccaaagccTTAAGAGCATGCTCTATATAAAATGTTCTGTGTGTGGAAAAGCATTATGCCTGCATGCTGTTAATTGATACTAGTGCTTTACTTAGCTAGTGACTTAGGACAGATGTTCTAACTGACAAAACAGGTGTCTTGTCTGATGCTTCATATGGGGTTCTTAACAGAAAGATCAGCTGAAgctacaggaaaaagaaattcaggcCTTGAAATTGAGTCTGCAGAAAGAACAGGCAAGGTACCACCAGTTTCAGGAGGAACATGAAAATATAGTGGCTCAGCTTCACAGCCAGATCAGACAGCTGCAGCACGACCGGGAGGAATTCTACAACCAGAGCCAGGAATTGCAGGTATGAAGCATGACACTGAACAAAATTGTTATCTGcttactggttttaaaaataaccttccTAATAACATGGCATGAAATATCTGAGAGAAAGTTACATAGAGATATTGCCCTAATTCAGAATAAGACAGTGTGTAATTGGAAATGTCTAACTTAGTCATTGTCCTTTTATAGTTCTGTTTTGTCCTGTCTTCGGTTTGGAAGCAGGAAACGCAGTTTTAGCTGGTTCTGGGACTTTCACAAATACTCCATATAAATTGATTTATGGCGCTGGGGGTTATGGCCCTCCTGCCATATACCATTGCTGGTCCTTATTAAAGTTTCAGAACCCTGAgtgagttttgggttttttttttatttgaacagACCAAGCTGGAAGACTGCCGGAATATGATTGCAGATCTGAGGTTAGAATTAAAGAAGGCTAACAACAAGGTGTGTCACACTGAATTGCTTCTTAGCCAAGTTTCTCAAAAGGTAAGAAAAGTCACTATTTCCAAGGTTCCCTTGTGTCTTTCTGGTTTGGGTTCTGTTCTTTTTTGATAATTTTTATCaggtgcttttcctttcttgttctgAAAGAAGCCTGTTCTTAGTTCCATAGAATCTGATATTAACTGCacaaaaacaacacagagaAATGTATTTTGGTGAAGAAACCTTAAACTCTGTTCAAAGGTTTCTGAAACTTGTCATTTTGGCTGCTTTTTCCATGATAGGAATTTGCAGATTGAGCAATATGAACTTGTATTAAAGCTCTGCTAAATCTTGGTGTCTTAGAGGTCTTGTTTGTATCAGAAGTTGAATGGACTTCTTGTGTAAGTGGAAACATGGTTGTGTTAAGGGAAGCAATGCCTGTTTGGTAAAGGTCTGTCTGGACTGTCACCAGCTTTATGCAAACTAATTAATTTAACACTTATTACTTAAGATGCATTTGATTCTTGTCTTTGGCTTCCtcctttataaaaatatcttgtgAACACAGTGCCTGACAGCTGGGACTCCCCTGCTGAACTATTCATTCCAATGTTTGATTCTGTTCAATTTCTCTTTAAAGCTTTCCAACAGTGAATCAGTGCAACAGCAGATGGAGTTCTTGAACAGGCAACTTCTGGTTCTTGGAGAGGTCAATGAGTTGTacctggagcagctgcagcacaagCACACAGACACTACAAAGGTATAATTGCAGAGTTGCAGAGGAGGCCTTTTGGGGAAGGCTGCACTTGAGGTCATCATCAAGCTGTTCTCAGCCTTGTGTTCACAATGAAGGAAATGCTTCAGAACTTAACAgattctttgttttgaaattgattttttttcagggattGGATTTCATATTTAATCTTCTTGTCAGATATTTTTGTGCACTGTAGGTTCATGGAATATCTTCCGTGCCCTGTGCCTGGAAGTGAAGAAGGGGATGTTAGGGTGCAGCTGAAGTCAGTTTTAGCCTCTTGATGTCAGTTCTTAGGAATTTTCTTGCTCTTAACGTAATTGGCAGCAGGCTATTGCTGGTAAGGTACATTGGGCTGTTACATTTGTGAAAGTGTATAACATAAGGTAGTAGTGCTAGAATTTGTAGGAAGAACCTTAACCAGGATTTTACAGGGTTTTGTGATgtgctgttttaaaacaagcagTCTTACTCTTCTCACTCAGTTGTTTTCCTATTAAGAGTTATATTAACTTTACTAAAACTGTGGTTCATATGGTTTTACTTCCTGACTtcaaagaaacctttttttaattagaagcaAGTAAATTGCACAACAATATAACTGTTTCTGCGTGACAGAAAGTAATTAAAGAAGGTGAATAataagccaaaaagaaaaaaaaatagtcttttacTGGTATTTAATGAAGGTCATGTTgcaaaaatggttttaaaatggaGTTTGTCTGTCTTAATCCGGTGCAGAACTGGCAAGTTTGCTTTGCTGAAAAGAGCTTTTCATAAGGAACATTAACGTGCTAATAAATTCCAGTGATGTGAAGTTATTTTCACAGTAACTTAATGGTGTACATCCTCGGAGTATCCAGTTTTCTATATCTGTATTTAGAAATGCTTCTTTTATTCCATCTTGCTTAAAAATGTGCCTATTTATAGCATCAGAAACGTgttgaaatattaataaaaataacacacaaTCAAATTATACTTTAACATTATGTTCTTTCTTTCGAGGAGGTTGAAATGTTGCACGCTGCTTTTCGGAAAGAACTGGAGAAAGCAAAATTGTGTGTTCAACAGCAAAGCCAAAGGCTTGATGCTTCCCAGAAACGGATAGCTGAACTGGAATCTCAGCTTGCTAAAAAGGACCACCTCTTCCTGGAGCAAAAGAAATACCTGGAAGATGTCAAAATCCAAGCAAGGTAGGGCTTTCCTATGTAAAATTTTAGTTGTGCATTGACAGATGTGCTATCATGGCTGAGGCAGAATCTGGAGATGCTGGACCTGATggattttggtttctttttctgttcagagGTCAGCTGCAAGCAGTAGAAAGTAGGTACAAGGCCCAGAAAAGAATCACACAAGCATTTGAGCTGGAGATCTTGGATCTGTTTGGCCGGCTGGAGAAGAGCAGCCTACTGAAAAAACTTGAAGATgataaaacagaagcagctgaagcagcagaggaaaggtAAGGGTGATCATGTAAAATATGCCAGAGTCAGGCCTGTCTCCTTGGAAGTTGATATCCTTGTGGAATTCCTAGCACTTGGATGCATCAtctcaaaacatttctgttactTCCCCTTTTACAGGCTGAATCTATTTCAGGACTCTGCCCAGGTTACTGAGAGTCATTGACAAGTGCTCATGCAGAACTTTTCAAATAGCTGAACTGTTACTCAAAGTTTGAGAGAAACCTCTGGTTTGTCTGGTAGATGGGTGTCTCTCATCTACATATTGTTACACTGTTGTTAAGTGGTGCTTTTACATATACCTAAAGTGTGTAGGCAGTGCCGTACTTCAGATCATACCTTTTTTATTCCTACACCAAATTCTGCCACAGCACCAGGATAATTTGCACTGCCAGCAGATTTGTGGCAATCACCTGTGCCTGGGTTAGGTAAAAGATCTGCAGTCCAAGGAAGATGTACAGATCTCTTCCTTTACCTGAACAAATGAGGATCCAGTTCCATTCTGCTTTAGGATTGTCAGCTTTGGACTTAAAACGCTGGATGTTGCAAAGCTGAGCATGTGACACCCTTCTGGTTACCCTCTGTCACTTCTGCTTTGCTACAAAACTGTGAAGGGAAGACGGTTGAAGTACATATGCAGTAGCAGAAATGGACAGTAATCAAAGTAACCTGCCTTCCCAGCATTTCCCTTTCCACTTTAAAGAGTTGCTACCATTTCCTTGACACCATATCCTCTCTCTTTCCGAAACAGGCTGGACTGTGGTAATGAAGATACTGTGGCGGGATACAGTGAAGAAACAATTGGTAGAAATGGAGAGACCAAACCTCCCAGCACCCGAGGCAGTAGCAGTAAGGGTGGCAGTAACAGTGAGCTCTCCACCCCAGAAAAACCCCAGAACCAGAGATTCAGCAGT
The Phalacrocorax carbo chromosome 18, bPhaCar2.1, whole genome shotgun sequence DNA segment above includes these coding regions:
- the TSC1 gene encoding hamartin isoform X1; amino-acid sequence: MAQQGNVGELLSMLDSPILGVLEDITAAFKDNLICDRGPMLVNNLVDYYLETNSQQALHILSTLQEPHDKHLLDKINEYMGKAATRLPTLSLLGHVIRRQPSWKHKLSQAPLLLSLLKCLKTDTDVVVLTTGVLVLITMLPMIPQSGKQYLHDFFGIFGRLSAWCLQNPGHVAEIFVHLHASVYALFHRLYGMYPCNFVSFLRSHYSMKENLETFEEVVKPMMEHVRIHPELVTGSKDHELDPRRWKRLETHDVVIECAKISLDPAEASYEDGYYSVSRKLCTSIKHHQTDPSASYYFDTQSSYGTSTPYSTPRLTLSQMPGQLPHILSPQSVRLSTEPQQVTIWSPSAVCGMTTPPTSPGIVPSESSQSASQPYSKAFGTSAGGKGTPLGTPATSPPPPCTSDDFVHVSLPSAAATPPKKEDKPDPGRPLLYRQQNVINSDKSLDTPGSKSSVTLSDLPEFLGGLSFEDSAEKDREEDAISKEISEITTDAEHMVPRGGFDSPFYRTNESLSGSQKKTHSVVSSVQGHSQTSEPLTSSLDKPGPESARETPKQTFTPIDKPCGGSGESPAGNREGSSGETSILTPSPCKVPAQRRVVFGSGQPPLYEHLFEVALPKTAYLFVGKKTEELLKKAKGTQEDDCMCSTSPVEVLDRLIQQGADAHTKELNKLSLPSKSADWTHFGGSPPSDEIHTLRNQLLLLHNQLLYERFKRQQHALRNRRLLRKVIKATALEEHNAAMKDQLKLQEKEIQALKLSLQKEQARYHQFQEEHENIVAQLHSQIRQLQHDREEFYNQSQELQTKLEDCRNMIADLRLELKKANNKVCHTELLLSQVSQKLSNSESVQQQMEFLNRQLLVLGEVNELYLEQLQHKHTDTTKEVEMLHAAFRKELEKAKLCVQQQSQRLDASQKRIAELESQLAKKDHLFLEQKKYLEDVKIQARGQLQAVESRYKAQKRITQAFELEILDLFGRLEKSSLLKKLEDDKTEAAEAAEERLDCGNEDTVAGYSEETIGRNGETKPPSTRGSSSKGGSNSELSTPEKPQNQRFSSRWEASVLLEPSTTVPLTVGSLPSSKSFLGMKARELFRNKSESQCDEEGVTINRLSDALKTELCKDPSMETKAPPSPDNLSLSPKIQESSVGQLHIMDYNETHHDHS
- the TSC1 gene encoding hamartin isoform X2 encodes the protein MAQQGNVGELLSMLDSPILGVLEDITAAFKDNLICDRGPMLVNNLVDYYLETNSQQALHILSTLQEPHDKHLLDKINEYMGKAATRLPTLSLLGHVIRRQPSWKHKLSQAPLLLSLLKCLKTDTDVVVLTTGVLVLITMLPMIPQSGKQYLHDFFGIFGRLSAWCLQNPGHVAEIFVHLHASVYALFHRLYGMYPCNFVSFLRSHYSMKENLETFEEVVKPMMEHVRIHPELVTGSKDHELDPRRWKRLETHDVVIECAKISLDPAEASYEDGYYSVSRKLCTSIKHHQTDPSASYYFDTQSSYGTSTPYSTPRLTLSQMPGQLPHILSPQSVRLSTEPQQVTIWSPSAVCGMTTPPTSPGIVPSESSQSASQPYSKAFGTSAGGKGTPLGTPATSPPPPCTSDDFVHVSLPSAAATPPKKEDKPDPGRPLLYRQQNVINSDKSLDTPGSKSSVTLSDLPEFLGGLSFEDSAEKDREEDAISKEISEITTDAEHMVPRGGFDSPFYRTNESLSGSQKKTHSVVSSVQGHSQTSEPLTSSLDKPGPESARETPKQTFTPIDKPCGGSGESPAGNREGSSGETSILTPSPCKVPAQRRVVFGSGQPPLYEHLFEVALPKTAYLFVGKKTEELLKKAKGTQEDDCMCSTSPVEVLDRLIQQGADAHTKELNKLSLPSKSADWTHFGGSPPSDEIHTLRNQLLLLHNQLLYERFKRQQHALRNRRLLRKVIKATALEEHNAAMKDQLKLQEKEIQALKLSLQKEQARYHQFQEEHENIVAQLHSQIRQLQHDREEFYNQSQELQTKLEDCRNMIADLRLELKKANNKVCHTELLLSQVSQKLSNSESVQQQMEFLNRQLLVLGEVNELYLEQLQHKHTDTTKVEMLHAAFRKELEKAKLCVQQQSQRLDASQKRIAELESQLAKKDHLFLEQKKYLEDVKIQARGQLQAVESRYKAQKRITQAFELEILDLFGRLEKSSLLKKLEDDKTEAAEAAEERLDCGNEDTVAGYSEETIGRNGETKPPSTRGSSSKGGSNSELSTPEKPQNQRFSSRWEASVLLEPSTTVPLTVGSLPSSKSFLGMKARELFRNKSESQCDEEGVTINRLSDALKTELCKDPSMETKAPPSPDNLSLSPKIQESSVGQLHIMDYNETHHDHS
- the TSC1 gene encoding hamartin isoform X4, which codes for MSQGHVAEIFVHLHASVYALFHRLYGMYPCNFVSFLRSHYSMKENLETFEEVVKPMMEHVRIHPELVTGSKDHELDPRRWKRLETHDVVIECAKISLDPAEASYEDGYYSVSRKLCTSIKHHQTDPSASYYFDTQSSYGTSTPYSTPRLTLSQMPGQLPHILSPQSVRLSTEPQQVTIWSPSAVCGMTTPPTSPGIVPSESSQSASQPYSKAFGTSAGGKGTPLGTPATSPPPPCTSDDFVHVSLPSAAATPPKKEDKPDPGRPLLYRQQNVINSDKSLDTPGSKSSVTLSDLPEFLGGLSFEDSAEKDREEDAISKEISEITTDAEHMVPRGGFDSPFYRTNESLSGSQKKTHSVVSSVQGHSQTSEPLTSSLDKPGPESARETPKQTFTPIDKPCGGSGESPAGNREGSSGETSILTPSPCKVPAQRRVVFGSGQPPLYEHLFEVALPKTAYLFVGKKTEELLKKAKGTQEDDCMCSTSPVEVLDRLIQQGADAHTKELNKLSLPSKSADWTHFGGSPPSDEIHTLRNQLLLLHNQLLYERFKRQQHALRNRRLLRKVIKATALEEHNAAMKDQLKLQEKEIQALKLSLQKEQARYHQFQEEHENIVAQLHSQIRQLQHDREEFYNQSQELQTKLEDCRNMIADLRLELKKANNKVCHTELLLSQVSQKLSNSESVQQQMEFLNRQLLVLGEVNELYLEQLQHKHTDTTKEVEMLHAAFRKELEKAKLCVQQQSQRLDASQKRIAELESQLAKKDHLFLEQKKYLEDVKIQARGQLQAVESRYKAQKRITQAFELEILDLFGRLEKSSLLKKLEDDKTEAAEAAEERLDCGNEDTVAGYSEETIGRNGETKPPSTRGSSSKGGSNSELSTPEKPQNQRFSSRWEASVLLEPSTTVPLTVGSLPSSKSFLGMKARELFRNKSESQCDEEGVTINRLSDALKTELCKDPSMETKAPPSPDNLSLSPKIQESSVGQLHIMDYNETHHDHS
- the TSC1 gene encoding hamartin isoform X3 — protein: MAQQGNVGELLSMLDSPILGVLEDITAAFKDNLICDRGPMLVNNLVDYYLETNSQQALHILSTLQEPHDKHLLDKINEYMGKAATRLPTLSLLGHVIRRQPSWKHKLSQAPLLLSLLKCLKTDTDVVVLTTGVLVLITMLPMIPQSGKQYLHDFFGIFGRLSAWCLQNPGHVAEIFVHLHASVYALFHRLYGMYPCNFVSFLRSHYSMKENLETFEEVVKPMMEHVRIHPELVTGSKDHELDPRRWKRLETHDVVIECAKISLDPAEASYEDGYYSVSRKLCTSIKHHQTDPSASYYFDTQSSYGTSTPYSTPRLTLSQMPGQLPHILSPQSVRLSTEPQQVTIWSPSAVCGMTTPPTSPGIVPSESSQSASQPYSKAFGTSGGKGTPLGTPATSPPPPCTSDDFVHVSLPSAAATPPKKEDKPDPGRPLLYRQQNVINSDKSLDTPGSKSSVTLSDLPEFLGGLSFEDSAEKDREEDAISKEISEITTDAEHMVPRGGFDSPFYRTNESLSGSQKKTHSVVSSVQGHSQTSEPLTSSLDKPGPESARETPKQTFTPIDKPCGGSGESPAGNREGSSGETSILTPSPCKVPAQRRVVFGSGQPPLYEHLFEVALPKTAYLFVGKKTEELLKKAKGTQEDDCMCSTSPVEVLDRLIQQGADAHTKELNKLSLPSKSADWTHFGGSPPSDEIHTLRNQLLLLHNQLLYERFKRQQHALRNRRLLRKVIKATALEEHNAAMKDQLKLQEKEIQALKLSLQKEQARYHQFQEEHENIVAQLHSQIRQLQHDREEFYNQSQELQTKLEDCRNMIADLRLELKKANNKVCHTELLLSQVSQKLSNSESVQQQMEFLNRQLLVLGEVNELYLEQLQHKHTDTTKEVEMLHAAFRKELEKAKLCVQQQSQRLDASQKRIAELESQLAKKDHLFLEQKKYLEDVKIQARGQLQAVESRYKAQKRITQAFELEILDLFGRLEKSSLLKKLEDDKTEAAEAAEERLDCGNEDTVAGYSEETIGRNGETKPPSTRGSSSKGGSNSELSTPEKPQNQRFSSRWEASVLLEPSTTVPLTVGSLPSSKSFLGMKARELFRNKSESQCDEEGVTINRLSDALKTELCKDPSMETKAPPSPDNLSLSPKIQESSVGQLHIMDYNETHHDHS
- the TSC1 gene encoding hamartin isoform X5, giving the protein MPGQLPHILSPQSVRLSTEPQQVTIWSPSAVCGMTTPPTSPGIVPSESSQSASQPYSKAFGTSAGGKGTPLGTPATSPPPPCTSDDFVHVSLPSAAATPPKKEDKPDPGRPLLYRQQNVINSDKSLDTPGSKSSVTLSDLPEFLGGLSFEDSAEKDREEDAISKEISEITTDAEHMVPRGGFDSPFYRTNESLSGSQKKTHSVVSSVQGHSQTSEPLTSSLDKPGPESARETPKQTFTPIDKPCGGSGESPAGNREGSSGETSILTPSPCKVPAQRRVVFGSGQPPLYEHLFEVALPKTAYLFVGKKTEELLKKAKGTQEDDCMCSTSPVEVLDRLIQQGADAHTKELNKLSLPSKSADWTHFGGSPPSDEIHTLRNQLLLLHNQLLYERFKRQQHALRNRRLLRKVIKATALEEHNAAMKDQLKLQEKEIQALKLSLQKEQARYHQFQEEHENIVAQLHSQIRQLQHDREEFYNQSQELQTKLEDCRNMIADLRLELKKANNKVCHTELLLSQVSQKLSNSESVQQQMEFLNRQLLVLGEVNELYLEQLQHKHTDTTKEVEMLHAAFRKELEKAKLCVQQQSQRLDASQKRIAELESQLAKKDHLFLEQKKYLEDVKIQARGQLQAVESRYKAQKRITQAFELEILDLFGRLEKSSLLKKLEDDKTEAAEAAEERLDCGNEDTVAGYSEETIGRNGETKPPSTRGSSSKGGSNSELSTPEKPQNQRFSSRWEASVLLEPSTTVPLTVGSLPSSKSFLGMKARELFRNKSESQCDEEGVTINRLSDALKTELCKDPSMETKAPPSPDNLSLSPKIQESSVGQLHIMDYNETHHDHS